Proteins found in one Anopheles aquasalis chromosome 3, idAnoAquaMG_Q_19, whole genome shotgun sequence genomic segment:
- the LOC126579086 gene encoding putative phospholipase B-like lamina ancestor, with protein MLKVVGASWEKTRIGTYILLGALLLAFGAFFLSHMERPTYSGTYCATAYWARNSGYRLEYWGQRNDLDQVPVGAVRACFRDSVLENGWSQLELESQSSYTDTVQAHAAGMMEGALTWHNIYMHWSNTIDAVCSKDEESEEFCGWLRGFFTTNVDTVKKMADRRRKHDHYWHQVALFYDQLDGLQTGFRRGVKRSRLEIDIPTSDFLLMNAAVDIRDLKLFYTKVVSKNSGLEPDPAKGMMLLKLLQPQTAGGVARVLLGHASDGSYSSMLRMVKKYTLRYHFSSDVKQNVGERNVVPGTNIVFSGYPGVLASLDDFYEIMGPRRHHMLAAGVKLENDNMALWSRIDLFRSISLAPRVMAANRLGYSARAWARYFSRNPSTGVKQWLLIDMKRFTERNVTEGEQVVASGEYDRAVESNEIPSTSDQYDAAADDDDDDEQPLPGIVTKRMDDYVDDDFEEQHQPAGGRQIRAVTLPPQTAQESNAAESVAPVSAFGSEMFWVVDQLPGRLHAEDVTETIISAGYWITKGLPYFKEQQELGHVRVTNTTTPGLKEKILHNITDLEMLAKFIRQSGYRGDLDREQPAAYGNIDMKLYSITSEGNAQFRAYSGPLFDRAGSWVTGSTTGQAAKRSALLQRAPVSPAEGADGGNRGAAVSTASQPFDWSSVQPLDVRHQGHPDVWDFDHLTPEWAWM; from the exons atgctgaAGGTTGTCGGAGCTTCGTGGGAAAAGACGCGTATAGGGACGTACATCCTTCTCGGTGCCCTTCTGCTAGCCTTCGGAGCGTTCTTTCTATCCCACATGGAACG ACCTACGTACAGTGGAACGTACTGTGCCACGGCGTACTGGGCACGGAATTCGGGCTATCGGCTAGAGTACTGGGGCCAGCGGAACGATCTCGATCAGGTAccggtcggtgcggtgcgggcaTGCTTCCGTGACAGTGTGCTCGAGAATGGTTGGTCACAGCTCGAGCTTGAATCTCAGTCTTCCTACACCGATACGGTGCAAGCACATGCGGCCGGTATGATGGAGGGTGCCCTAACCTGGCACAACATCTATATGCATTGGTCCAA CACCATCGATGCAGTCTGCTCGAAGGACGAGGAATCGGAGGAGTTTTGTGGATGGTTGCGTGGCTTCTTCACGACCAACGTCGATACGGTTAAGAAGATGGCGGACCGTCGGCGAAAGCATGATCACTACTGGCATCAGGTGGCACTGTTTTACGATCAGCTCGATGGATTGCAGACCGGTTTCCGGCGCGGTGTGAAGCGTTCTCGGCTAGAGATTGACATACCGACGTCCGATTTCTTGCTCATGAACGCGGCCGTCGATATTCGCGATCTGAAGCTGTTCTACACGAAGGTCGTTAGCAAGAACAGTGGACTGGAACCGGATCCGGCCAAGGGTATGATGCTGCTCAAGTTGCTGCAACCACAGACCGCTGGCGGAGTAGCGCGTGTGCTCCTAGGACATGCAAGTGATGGCAGTTACTCGTCGATGCTTCGAATGGTGAAGAAGTACACGCTCCGGTACCATTTCTCATCCGACGTAAAGCAGAACGTTGGCGAGCGTAACGTTGTGCCTGGGACGAACATCGTTTTCAGTGGATATCCCGGTGTGCTGGCATCGTTGGATGATTTCTATGAAATTATGGGACCACGCCGGCATCATATGTTGGCGGCCGGTGTTAAGCTCGAGAACGACAACATGGCTCTGTGGAGCCGGATCGATCTGTTCCGTTCGATCTCGCTGGCACCGCGTGTGATGGCAGCGAACCGGTTGGGGTACAGTGCCCGTGCCTGGGCCCGGTATTTCTCTCGGAATCCATCGACCGGCGTCAAGCAGTGGTTGCTGATCGATATGAAACGCTTCACCGAGCGGAATGTGACCGAGGGTGAGCAGGTGGTGGCATCCGGAGAGTATGATCGTGCCGTGGAAAGCAATGAAATCCCGTCCACTTCGGATCAGTacgacgccgccgccgacgacgacgacgacgacgagcagccGCTGCCGGGTATCGTGACGAAGCGAATGGACGATTATGTGGACGATGACTTTGAGGAACAGCATCAACCGGCCGGTGGTAGGCAGATTCGTGCGGTAACTTTACCACCGCAAACGGCGCAAGAATCGAACGCAGCGGaatcggtggcaccggtgagCGCTTTCGGTTCCGAGATGTTCTGGGTGGTAGATCAACTGCCTGGGCGGCTGCACGCCGAAGACGTCACCGAGACGATCATCTCCGCCGGTTACTGGATAACGAAGGGATTGCCTTACttcaaggagcagcaggaactgGGCCATGTGCGAGTGACCAATACGACCACTCCCGGATTGAAGGAGAAGATTCTGCACAACATCACCGATCTGGAAATGCTGGCCAAGTTCATCCGCCAGTCCGGTTACCGGGGTGATCTGGATCGTGAGCAACCGGCCGCCTATGGTAACATCGACATGAAGCTTTATTCCATCACGAGCGAAGGAAACGCTCAGTTCCGCGCTTACTCGGGGCCACTGTTTGACCGGGCTGGTAGCTGGGTAACCGGTAGTACCACGGGTCAGGCAGCCAAACGAAGCGCTCTCCTGCAGCGTGCTCCAGTGTCGCCAGCGGAAGGTGCTGATGGGGGAAACCGTGGTGCCGCTGTTAGTACCGCATCGCAACCGTTTGATTGGAGCAGTGTGCAACCGTTGGACGTGCGCCACCAGGGACATCCGGATGTTTGGGACTTTGACCATCTTACGCCAGAGTGGGCCTGGATGTGA